Proteins from a single region of Scytonema millei VB511283:
- a CDS encoding B12-binding domain-containing radical SAM protein, with translation MKALLLYPCFPQSFWSYDRCMEMAGLKAVIPPLGIITVAAMLPKDWEIRFYDRNVNQETDGDWQWCDMVILSAMLVQKPDFHALIQKAVRLGKKVAVGGPYPTSVPQDALASGAHYLVLDEGELTIPQFLEALSQGQEQGIFRATEKPDVTTSPIPRFDLLQRDAYFMMAIQFSRGCPFNCEFCDIITLYGRKPRTKEPSQTLAELQNLYDLGWRGSLFIVDDNFIGNQRNVKRFLRELIPWMKERSYPFTFITEASVNLAEDDELLQLMQEAGFYAVFLGIETPDTDSLQTTRKLQNTRNPLIEACRKINEAGLLIYAGFILGFDGERSGAGERIQAFVEQTSIPQPMLGILQALPNTALWNRLEKEQRLLESVGVTQVGDQNTLMNFIPTRPVAEIAREYVEGFWMLYEPANYLKRCFEQCLSIVPPAGRKQSMRFAPGKGLRLLARLIWHQGWRRAEIRAQFWRQLWVIVRAKPQVLNMYLGLCAAGEHFWEYRALARERITQQLGYDPLAEATLPVKALMHVST, from the coding sequence ATGAAGGCACTCTTGCTCTACCCTTGTTTTCCCCAGTCTTTCTGGTCTTACGATCGCTGTATGGAAATGGCTGGACTCAAAGCAGTCATTCCGCCATTGGGAATTATTACAGTTGCAGCAATGCTGCCAAAGGATTGGGAAATTAGGTTTTATGACCGTAATGTAAACCAGGAAACAGATGGCGATTGGCAGTGGTGCGACATGGTTATTCTTTCTGCCATGCTGGTTCAGAAACCGGACTTCCACGCCCTGATTCAAAAAGCTGTACGGTTGGGCAAGAAGGTGGCAGTGGGGGGACCCTATCCAACTTCAGTCCCTCAAGATGCCCTTGCCTCTGGAGCGCATTACCTGGTATTGGATGAAGGCGAGCTAACTATCCCGCAATTTCTAGAAGCACTTTCCCAAGGTCAAGAACAAGGAATATTTCGCGCTACCGAGAAGCCTGACGTTACCACTAGCCCGATTCCCCGCTTCGATCTGCTCCAGCGGGATGCCTACTTCATGATGGCGATTCAGTTTTCTCGCGGCTGTCCCTTCAACTGCGAATTCTGTGACATTATCACGCTTTATGGTCGTAAACCGCGCACTAAGGAACCAAGTCAGACCTTAGCAGAGTTGCAAAATCTCTACGACTTAGGCTGGCGGGGGTCGCTTTTCATCGTTGACGACAATTTTATTGGGAATCAGCGCAATGTCAAACGGTTCCTACGAGAATTGATTCCTTGGATGAAGGAACGCAGCTATCCCTTCACATTCATCACTGAAGCCTCGGTTAACCTAGCAGAGGATGATGAACTGCTACAACTCATGCAAGAAGCAGGGTTCTATGCCGTCTTTCTTGGTATCGAAACTCCAGATACTGATAGCCTGCAAACCACTCGCAAGTTGCAAAATACCCGTAACCCGCTAATAGAAGCCTGTCGCAAGATTAATGAGGCAGGATTGTTAATTTACGCAGGTTTTATCCTGGGCTTTGACGGAGAACGCTCGGGCGCTGGAGAACGAATTCAAGCATTTGTGGAACAAACTAGTATTCCTCAACCAATGCTAGGAATTCTGCAAGCATTGCCTAATACTGCCCTTTGGAATCGGCTGGAAAAAGAACAGCGCTTATTAGAGAGCGTTGGTGTCACCCAAGTCGGGGATCAGAACACGTTGATGAATTTCATTCCCACTCGACCAGTTGCTGAAATTGCTAGAGAGTATGTAGAAGGCTTCTGGATGTTGTACGAACCCGCAAACTATCTCAAGCGCTGTTTTGAACAATGCCTTAGCATTGTTCCCCCGGCTGGGCGAAAGCAGAGTATGCGCTTTGCTCCAGGCAAGGGGCTGCGGCTATTAGCACGGTTGATCTGGCATCAGGGCTGGCGACGAGCTGAAATTCGGGCGCAATTTTGGCGACAGCTGTGGGTAATCGTGCGTGCGAAACCTCAAGTTCTGAATATGTATCTGGGGCTGTGTGCGGCTGGAGAGCATTTCTGGGAGTACCGCGCTTTAGCAAGAGAGCGAATTACCCAGCAGCTAGGCTACGATCCACTGGCAGAAGCGACGCTACCAGTTAAAGCACTGATGCACGTCAGCACCTGA
- a CDS encoding RNA recognition motif domain-containing protein produces the protein MSIYIENLSSEVEEDDLKRIFLEYGIVKQVHVPTNHKTGKNRGFAVVEMETCAEEISAVQMLRGIEWMGRILTVNRARIELKDVSLSRL, from the coding sequence ATGTCAATTTATATAGAAAATCTATCTTCTGAGGTTGAAGAAGACGACCTCAAGCGGATATTTTTAGAGTATGGAATTGTGAAACAGGTTCATGTACCTACAAATCATAAAACTGGCAAGAATAGAGGATTTGCCGTAGTAGAAATGGAAACATGTGCCGAAGAAATATCGGCAGTTCAGATGCTTAGAGGCATTGAATGGATGGGTCGTATCCTCACAGTGAATAGAGCTAGGATTGAGTTAAAAGACGTTTCGTTGAGCCGCTTGTAG
- a CDS encoding allophycocyanin encodes MSIVKKLIVNADAETRYPTPGELEQIKILAQSGDRRLRLAQALTANREGIIKQAGSQLFQRRPDIVSPGGNAYGREMTATCLRDMDYYLRLITYAIVAGDATPIEEIGVIGVRQMYRSLGTPIEAVVESVRAMKNVTSTMMSGEDAGEAGAYFDYLIGAMQ; translated from the coding sequence ATGAGTATTGTCAAGAAGTTGATTGTTAACGCAGACGCAGAAACTCGCTATCCTACCCCTGGCGAATTGGAGCAGATTAAGATCTTAGCCCAGAGTGGCGATCGCCGCCTGCGCCTTGCTCAAGCGCTGACAGCTAATCGAGAAGGCATTATCAAACAAGCTGGAAGTCAACTGTTTCAAAGGCGACCGGACATCGTTTCTCCTGGGGGAAATGCTTACGGTCGGGAAATGACTGCAACTTGTTTGCGGGACATGGATTACTATCTACGTTTGATTACATACGCTATTGTGGCTGGTGATGCTACGCCAATTGAAGAAATTGGGGTGATTGGTGTCCGCCAAATGTACAGATCTCTGGGGACTCCTATCGAAGCTGTCGTCGAGAGCGTCCGAGCCATGAAGAATGTCACCAGCACGATGATGTCTGGAGAAGACGCTGGCGAAGCTGGTGCTTACTTCGACTACTTAATCGGTGCTATGCAGTAG
- the rpsU gene encoding 30S ribosomal protein S21, whose product MAQIILGENEGIESALRRFKREVSKAGIFLDIKKHRHFETPIEKHKRKELAKHKQRKRRSRY is encoded by the coding sequence ATGGCACAAATTATTTTGGGTGAAAATGAAGGAATTGAGTCAGCCTTGCGTCGATTTAAGCGCGAAGTTTCTAAAGCAGGGATTTTTTTAGACATCAAGAAACATCGTCACTTTGAAACGCCAATTGAAAAACATAAACGTAAGGAACTCGCTAAGCATAAGCAGCGTAAAAGACGTTCCCGCTACTAA
- a CDS encoding AI-2E family transporter encodes MLQTHLTRWNFQVDFGTLEEQLREQALAGVGMDFATLQRFLSNFIELIVIAIVAFFMLLDGKRIWNFALKAFPEHFRPQITEAIQHNFIVFFWRRLLLSIFFGVSIWVVFIILDLPFALVLAAIAGVFDLIPGIGATIGITLVFLIVLPQGIWLALQVLVGCVLLQQYVFCFI; translated from the coding sequence TTGCTTCAAACCCACTTAACTAGATGGAATTTTCAAGTTGATTTTGGCACTTTAGAAGAACAGCTAAGAGAGCAAGCTTTAGCAGGTGTAGGGATGGATTTTGCGACTTTACAAAGATTCCTGTCCAATTTTATCGAACTCATCGTCATTGCAATTGTAGCTTTCTTCATGCTACTCGATGGCAAGCGAATTTGGAATTTTGCTCTCAAGGCTTTTCCCGAACATTTTCGTCCCCAAATTACTGAGGCGATTCAACATAACTTTATTGTTTTTTTTTGGAGAAGGTTACTACTTTCGATTTTCTTTGGCGTATCGATATGGGTTGTATTTATTATTTTAGATTTACCTTTTGCTTTAGTTTTAGCCGCGATCGCCGGAGTTTTTGACTTAATTCCTGGAATTGGAGCCACAATTGGAATTACCCTTGTTTTCTTGATTGTATTGCCTCAAGGAATTTGGCTGGCGCTTCAAGTATTAGTCGGTTGCGTTTTGCTTCAGCAATATGTTTTTTGCTTTATTTAG
- the cobO gene encoding cob(I)yrinic acid a,c-diamide adenosyltransferase — protein MPTNSQPDRSLETTSDVAVAESSSLTPEQYRQKMQRRQQVQHDRVAKASKEKGLIIVNTGNGKGKTTAALGMVLRSLGHGYRVAIVQFIKGAWEPAEKAIFSQFGDRLEFHAMGEGFTWETQDRDRDIQNANTAWQKGLAYILNSDFNLVLLDEINVALKLGYLEIGEVLTGLEQKPVNSHVILTGRGAPAALIEKADLVTEMTLVKHPFREQGVKAQPGIEY, from the coding sequence ATGCCAACCAACTCTCAACCCGATCGCAGCTTAGAAACCACCAGCGATGTCGCCGTCGCCGAATCATCTTCCCTCACGCCAGAACAATATCGCCAAAAAATGCAGCGCCGCCAGCAGGTACAACACGATCGCGTTGCTAAAGCCTCGAAAGAGAAAGGTTTGATTATTGTCAATACGGGTAACGGTAAAGGGAAAACCACAGCAGCTTTAGGCATGGTACTGCGATCGCTCGGTCACGGCTATCGCGTGGCGATCGTCCAATTTATTAAAGGTGCTTGGGAACCTGCGGAAAAAGCTATTTTCAGTCAGTTTGGCGATCGCTTAGAGTTTCATGCTATGGGAGAAGGTTTCACTTGGGAAACCCAAGATCGCGATCGCGATATCCAAAATGCCAATACAGCTTGGCAGAAAGGATTAGCCTACATCCTCAACTCAGACTTTAATTTGGTGTTATTAGATGAAATTAATGTAGCACTTAAACTGGGATATTTAGAAATAGGAGAAGTCTTAACTGGATTGGAGCAAAAACCAGTCAATAGTCACGTTATTTTAACAGGAAGAGGCGCACCTGCCGCGTTAATCGAAAAAGCAGATTTAGTCACGGAAATGACTTTAGTTAAACATCCATTTCGCGAACAAGGTGTCAAAGCTCAACCAGGAATTGAATATTGA
- a CDS encoding cation:proton antiporter domain-containing protein, translating to MINFWHQLQIWGDRVREFLTPSVFAGPITDPVPVFLTIMAIMLVAPLLFERIRLPGIVGLILAGVVVGPYGLGVLERDSTIILLGTVGLLFLMFMAGLETSLDDLKYNADKAVIFGIATFIVPMALGTAAMLAIGYGFLAAILVASCFASHTLLALPVATKTGIMRTQAVTATLGATLITNVLALLVLAVVVQAHQGSLSLGFWLFLIPALTIYTFATLWGVPKIGRWFFRRFGHDEGAEFTFVVATLFVISYAAELIDIEPIVGAFLAGIAITQLIPQLSPLMNRIQFIGNTLFVPFFLISVGMLINPRLLVSDPRSLLVAGVMIVVAIVAKFVPAWGSGKLFGFQFPGIMVMFGLSVAQAASTLAAITVAFQIQLVDQATVNGTVAMILVTCITSPWVTSRWGRGVKNEAPTPAKSRGNKQLEQGFAAAQNLRVLVPVANPSTEDNLLHLALILTKKTAGTLLPLHILADKQGTIAPEAKIQQSQLLATAETIAHAAVTAVEPIGRIDDSVDKGILRSALERDANLIVCGWKGFSTYRENFFGSAIDNVLRRATVPVLIARFAQPIENTHRVFLAIADTERSSAAFGQTVSLAKSLADELKASLQLLQVTANSRRRKSFNPEELGLSSDTQIQQLRGNFINRVSKMLRQDDLLILTAGTHPDIIGLPALGVAPEAIARSHPEVSIIVIHFPQK from the coding sequence ATGATAAATTTTTGGCATCAATTGCAAATATGGGGCGATCGCGTTCGCGAATTTTTGACTCCCTCGGTGTTCGCTGGTCCGATTACCGATCCAGTACCCGTTTTCCTAACAATTATGGCGATTATGCTGGTTGCACCGCTATTATTTGAGCGGATAAGGCTACCAGGAATTGTCGGTTTAATCTTAGCGGGAGTAGTAGTAGGACCCTATGGACTAGGCGTTTTAGAGCGAGATAGCACAATTATCCTGCTCGGTACTGTAGGTTTGCTGTTTCTCATGTTTATGGCTGGACTAGAAACCAGCCTTGACGACCTAAAATACAACGCAGACAAAGCGGTAATTTTTGGCATTGCTACTTTTATCGTGCCGATGGCACTGGGTACGGCGGCGATGCTGGCGATAGGATACGGCTTCTTGGCAGCAATACTTGTAGCTTCTTGTTTTGCTTCCCACACACTCTTGGCGTTACCAGTAGCGACCAAAACGGGAATTATGCGTACCCAGGCAGTCACGGCAACTTTGGGAGCAACTTTAATTACCAATGTCTTAGCTCTACTCGTTCTCGCCGTCGTCGTTCAGGCACACCAAGGCAGCCTCTCCCTCGGTTTTTGGTTATTTCTAATTCCAGCTTTAACTATTTATACCTTTGCTACTTTATGGGGAGTTCCGAAAATTGGTCGTTGGTTCTTTCGCCGTTTTGGGCATGACGAAGGAGCTGAGTTTACATTTGTAGTTGCTACTTTATTTGTTATCTCTTATGCGGCGGAACTGATTGATATCGAGCCAATTGTAGGAGCATTTTTAGCGGGAATTGCGATTACTCAACTGATTCCCCAACTGAGTCCGCTGATGAATCGGATTCAGTTTATTGGCAACACCTTGTTCGTGCCTTTTTTTCTAATTTCAGTGGGAATGCTGATTAATCCGAGGCTATTAGTTAGCGATCCGCGATCGCTGTTGGTAGCAGGAGTGATGATTGTTGTCGCGATCGTTGCTAAATTTGTCCCTGCTTGGGGCAGTGGTAAGCTATTTGGCTTTCAGTTTCCTGGCATTATGGTCATGTTCGGTCTTTCTGTTGCCCAAGCTGCATCGACCCTAGCAGCAATTACAGTCGCTTTTCAGATTCAACTAGTAGACCAAGCAACTGTTAACGGCACTGTTGCCATGATTTTAGTTACCTGTATTACTTCTCCTTGGGTAACTAGTCGTTGGGGTCGAGGGGTGAAAAATGAAGCGCCAACTCCCGCCAAAAGTCGTGGAAACAAGCAACTAGAACAAGGCTTTGCCGCAGCTCAAAATCTTCGCGTTTTAGTACCTGTAGCTAACCCTAGTACTGAAGATAATTTACTCCATTTGGCTTTGATTCTGACTAAAAAAACTGCGGGAACTTTACTACCTTTACATATTTTGGCTGATAAACAAGGAACGATCGCCCCAGAAGCAAAAATTCAGCAAAGCCAGTTGTTAGCCACGGCAGAAACAATCGCTCATGCAGCTGTAACGGCAGTTGAACCAATCGGACGTATTGATGATTCGGTCGATAAAGGAATTTTACGCTCTGCCTTAGAACGCGATGCCAATCTAATTGTTTGTGGCTGGAAAGGGTTTTCAACTTATCGCGAAAATTTTTTTGGCAGCGCGATCGATAACGTGTTACGTCGTGCTACAGTTCCCGTATTAATTGCTCGATTTGCCCAGCCAATTGAAAATACTCATCGCGTCTTTTTAGCAATAGCCGATACTGAAAGATCGTCTGCTGCTTTTGGACAAACGGTGTCGCTGGCTAAGTCTCTAGCTGACGAACTCAAGGCATCGCTACAACTGTTGCAGGTGACAGCCAATTCCCGCAGGCGTAAGTCTTTTAATCCTGAAGAATTAGGATTGAGTTCAGATACTCAAATTCAACAACTCAGGGGTAACTTTATTAATCGAGTTTCCAAAATGCTGCGGCAAGATGACTTATTGATCTTAACAGCTGGAACTCATCCAGATATTATCGGTTTACCAGCTTTAGGAGTTGCACCAGAAGCGATCGCTCGCAGTCATCCAGAAGTTTCGATTATTGTGATTCATTTTCCTCAAAAGTAG
- a CDS encoding RNA recognition motif domain-containing protein — protein MSIYVGNLSYEVTQEDLSAAFAEYGSVKRVQLPTDRETGRMRGFAFVEMDTDTEETAAIDALDGAEWMGRNLKVNKAKPREDRSSFGGNRRGNFSGRY, from the coding sequence ATGTCTATATATGTCGGCAATTTATCATACGAGGTAACGCAAGAAGACCTCAGTGCTGCTTTTGCAGAGTACGGTTCTGTAAAGCGGGTGCAACTCCCAACCGATCGCGAAACTGGTCGGATGCGCGGCTTTGCGTTTGTGGAAATGGATACAGATACTGAAGAAACAGCTGCCATTGATGCTCTTGATGGTGCTGAATGGATGGGGCGCAACCTGAAGGTTAATAAGGCAAAGCCTAGAGAAGACAGAAGCTCATTCGGTGGTAATCGCAGAGGTAATTTCTCTGGTCGCTACTAA
- a CDS encoding chlorophyll a/b-binding protein, giving the protein MSANTNLTSSSLKDRNAWLWGFTPQSEIWNGRLAMIGFLSVILIEVFSSQGFLHFWNLL; this is encoded by the coding sequence ATGTCTGCTAACACAAATCTTACCTCTTCTTCGCTTAAAGATCGCAATGCTTGGCTTTGGGGATTTACACCCCAGTCTGAAATTTGGAACGGTCGTTTAGCAATGATTGGTTTTTTGTCTGTCATCTTAATTGAAGTATTTTCTAGTCAAGGTTTTCTTCACTTCTGGAATCTTCTATAA
- a CDS encoding P-II family nitrogen regulator: MSPEATPVQSAVLVTIIGETVLKDSIVQLLKSHNVSGYTIIQVQGEGGHGRRLGDMAGYNTNIEIKTIVSPEVSDTIFLALKEHHGKHALIAFRQKVEALY, from the coding sequence ATGTCACCCGAAGCCACCCCAGTCCAATCCGCCGTCCTAGTTACTATTATCGGCGAAACAGTACTCAAAGATAGCATTGTCCAATTACTGAAAAGTCACAATGTAAGTGGCTATACTATCATTCAAGTGCAAGGTGAGGGCGGTCACGGCAGACGCTTGGGAGACATGGCAGGCTACAACACTAATATTGAAATCAAGACAATTGTGTCGCCAGAAGTGTCAGATACAATTTTCTTGGCACTTAAAGAGCATCATGGCAAGCACGCTTTAATTGCCTTCCGACAAAAGGTAGAAGCTTTGTATTGA
- a CDS encoding NblA/ycf18 family protein, translated as MDRAIELTLEQEFSLRSFADQVKQMSREQAQEFLLVQYKHMMIQETTYQELLKKNW; from the coding sequence ATGGATCGAGCTATCGAATTAACTTTAGAGCAGGAATTTAGCCTCAGAAGTTTCGCCGACCAAGTGAAGCAAATGTCTCGCGAACAAGCTCAAGAGTTCTTGCTCGTGCAGTACAAGCATATGATGATTCAGGAAACGACATATCAAGAACTCCTGAAAAAAAATTGGTAG
- a CDS encoding acyl-CoA desaturase produces MVETDRENGQPLVLNWTSITFFAAVHAIALLAPWFFSWSALGVAVFLHWLFGSIGICLGYHRLLTHRSLQVPKGLEYAIALIGSLALQGGPIFWVAGHRRHHTYTEDIDKDPYSAKRGFWWSHMGWLLYKRPEFFEYESNRKFAPDLAKDGFYRWLDRYYLLLQIPLGVGLYLLGGWSLVIYGLFLRAVILWHSTWLINSASHITGYRSHDSDDNSRNLWWAAILTYGEGWHNNHHAYPNVAKAGWKWWEIDLTWWTILLLKQMGLARKIVLPPTAS; encoded by the coding sequence ATGGTTGAAACTGACCGCGAGAACGGTCAGCCGCTCGTATTGAATTGGACGAGCATAACGTTTTTTGCGGCAGTTCATGCTATAGCTTTATTAGCACCCTGGTTTTTCTCCTGGTCGGCTCTGGGGGTAGCAGTCTTCCTCCACTGGTTATTTGGCAGCATTGGAATTTGCTTGGGTTATCATCGATTGCTGACTCATCGTAGTTTGCAAGTGCCGAAGGGATTGGAATACGCGATCGCCCTGATCGGTTCGCTAGCGTTGCAAGGTGGTCCGATCTTTTGGGTCGCAGGACATCGCAGACATCACACATACACCGAAGACATTGACAAAGATCCCTACTCTGCAAAACGGGGTTTCTGGTGGAGCCACATGGGTTGGCTACTGTACAAACGTCCAGAATTTTTTGAGTACGAATCCAACCGGAAATTTGCACCGGATTTAGCAAAAGATGGATTCTACCGTTGGCTCGATCGCTACTATCTGTTGCTGCAAATCCCACTCGGAGTTGGACTATACCTGCTTGGGGGTTGGTCATTGGTTATCTATGGACTATTCCTAAGAGCAGTGATACTTTGGCACAGTACTTGGCTGATTAACTCTGCAAGCCATATCACTGGCTACCGCAGCCATGACTCCGATGATAATTCTCGTAACCTGTGGTGGGCAGCAATTCTCACCTACGGGGAAGGCTGGCACAACAACCATCATGCCTATCCTAACGTGGCAAAAGCGGGTTGGAAGTGGTGGGAAATCGATCTGACCTGGTGGACAATTCTGCTCCTGAAGCAAATGGGGTTAGCTCGAAAAATTGTTTTACCACCAACAGCCTCATAA
- a CDS encoding NblA/ycf18 family protein, translating to MNQPIKLSVEQEFSLRSFADQVQQMSREQAQEFLIVLHKQMIIQKTMYQEFLKHEWHLD from the coding sequence ATGAATCAGCCGATTAAATTATCTGTAGAGCAAGAATTTAGCCTCAGAAGCTTTGCCGACCAAGTGCAGCAGATGTCCCGCGAACAAGCCCAGGAATTTTTGATTGTGCTGCATAAGCAGATGATAATTCAGAAAACAATGTACCAGGAATTTCTGAAGCATGAGTGGCATCTGGACTAG
- a CDS encoding cation:proton antiporter: MVIESAIAEAAIETNIKQFLAVLAVSLGVATLPQIFSWFRQIPYTLLLVIVGLGLAFVDVRLVELSPGLILSIFLPPLLFEAAWNLKWSDLKQHLVPICLYAVVGVVISIVGVGLSLNQFAALPLTTALLIGASLSATDPVSVTAVFRELGVSSRLTTLMEGESLFNDGMAVVAFEFLVALSFGNTHLGVQPILIQLFVVVGVGVAVGGLIGFGISYLTQRFDLPLVEQSLTLVAAYGTYIITEDLGGSGVIGVVTCGLILGNFGSRIGMNPRTRIIVSEFWEFLAFFVNSIVFLLIGDQVHFTTLGENLGIIAVTVGAIVVMRAIAIYILSQLSNYTTKSNIPLPDQTVLWWGGLRGSVSIALALSVSAALPERDKIIATVFGVVLFTLLFQGLTIKSLLQKLNLLGDRPQQEQYMEFLARRVALDRVLQQLQADQRPGIEPEFYRYQEALIKGSIEDLQTEIEQLQNQYPDLKNFSAQQLRSELLATEANTYAEFVKAGRLNRELSPFLPEVLQIGDGQSD; encoded by the coding sequence ATGGTAATCGAATCGGCGATCGCAGAGGCGGCAATTGAGACAAACATCAAGCAATTTCTGGCAGTTCTAGCAGTGTCTCTGGGTGTGGCAACGCTACCGCAAATCTTCAGTTGGTTTCGCCAAATTCCCTATACCTTACTACTAGTCATTGTCGGTTTGGGATTGGCGTTTGTAGATGTTCGCCTCGTGGAACTCTCCCCTGGACTGATTTTGTCAATTTTTCTGCCACCGTTGCTATTTGAAGCGGCTTGGAATTTGAAATGGTCGGACTTAAAGCAACATCTGGTGCCAATTTGCCTTTATGCCGTAGTCGGTGTAGTGATATCAATTGTCGGCGTAGGATTGAGTTTAAATCAATTTGCCGCATTGCCCCTGACGACAGCGTTGCTGATTGGCGCGAGTCTTTCTGCCACCGATCCGGTTTCCGTGACGGCTGTATTTCGTGAGTTGGGTGTCAGCAGTCGCTTGACAACTTTAATGGAAGGCGAAAGCTTATTTAATGATGGCATGGCGGTAGTTGCGTTTGAATTTTTAGTGGCGCTGTCTTTCGGAAACACCCACTTGGGAGTTCAACCAATTTTAATTCAGTTGTTTGTGGTTGTGGGCGTTGGTGTTGCCGTAGGAGGCTTAATTGGTTTTGGTATTTCCTATCTGACGCAAAGATTCGATTTACCTTTAGTCGAACAATCTTTAACTTTGGTTGCTGCTTACGGCACTTACATAATTACCGAAGATCTGGGCGGTTCTGGAGTAATTGGAGTCGTGACTTGCGGCTTGATCTTAGGGAACTTTGGTTCTCGCATCGGGATGAATCCCCGCACGCGAATTATTGTCAGCGAGTTTTGGGAGTTTTTGGCATTTTTCGTTAACTCGATCGTGTTTCTGCTGATTGGCGACCAAGTTCACTTTACAACATTGGGAGAGAATTTAGGCATTATTGCCGTGACGGTGGGGGCGATTGTTGTCATGCGGGCGATCGCCATTTATATTCTCAGCCAGTTGAGTAATTACACGACCAAATCCAATATCCCCTTACCAGACCAAACCGTACTTTGGTGGGGCGGATTGCGCGGTTCCGTCTCGATTGCTCTGGCGTTGAGCGTATCGGCTGCGCTGCCAGAGCGAGATAAAATTATCGCTACCGTGTTTGGGGTAGTGCTATTTACCTTACTGTTTCAAGGATTGACAATTAAATCTTTGCTGCAAAAGTTAAACTTATTAGGCGATCGCCCCCAACAAGAGCAGTATATGGAATTTTTAGCGCGACGGGTGGCACTCGATCGCGTCCTGCAACAGTTACAAGCAGACCAGCGCCCAGGCATCGAGCCAGAGTTTTATCGCTACCAAGAAGCACTGATTAAAGGCTCAATTGAGGATTTGCAAACAGAAATCGAGCAACTGCAAAACCAGTATCCCGATCTGAAGAACTTTAGCGCCCAACAATTACGCTCCGAACTGTTAGCAACGGAGGCGAATACATATGCAGAATTTGTCAAAGCCGGACGATTAAATCGAGAACTGTCGCCGTTTCTGCCAGAAGTGTTACAAATTGGAGATGGGCAGAGCGATTAA
- a CDS encoding translation initiation factor gives MSTEKRKSSNSNKQEKVVYREFGGDNSAATERAVPDLPPSQQNLRVQSSRAGRKGKTVTVITGFQAKPETLTALLKQLKSQCGAGGTVKENEIEIQGDHKQKLLQVLTQIGYKVKISGG, from the coding sequence ATGTCAACCGAAAAGCGTAAATCGTCTAATTCTAACAAACAAGAAAAAGTTGTCTACCGTGAATTTGGTGGCGATAACTCGGCGGCTACAGAAAGAGCCGTCCCAGACTTACCACCCTCTCAGCAAAACCTGCGCGTCCAATCTTCTCGTGCTGGACGTAAGGGAAAGACTGTCACTGTCATCACAGGTTTTCAAGCCAAGCCAGAAACTTTGACAGCATTGCTCAAACAACTCAAATCTCAGTGCGGTGCTGGGGGTACGGTGAAAGAAAATGAAATTGAAATTCAAGGCGACCACAAGCAAAAACTACTGCAAGTTTTGACTCAAATAGGTTACAAAGTCAAGATTAGTGGCGGCTGA
- a CDS encoding YqaE/Pmp3 family membrane protein has protein sequence MDIIRLLCAIFLPPLGVFLQVGLGIDFWINVLLTLLGYVPGIVHAVWIILSKK, from the coding sequence ATGGACATTATTCGATTGCTGTGTGCCATTTTTTTACCACCACTAGGCGTTTTTTTACAAGTAGGTTTAGGAATCGATTTTTGGATTAATGTCCTGTTAACATTACTAGGCTACGTTCCAGGTATTGTCCACGCTGTATGGATCATTCTTTCTAAAAAGTAG